The genome window AGCGTTGTCCAGTGGCATCCACACCAACTGGCGCGATAACCGGCATGTAACCCATGTTCACGATGCCTTGGATAATCTCTGCATTCACACCCGTGACATCGCCTACCCAGCCGATCTCTGCGTGATTTGTAACAGGTTTAGCCTGGATCAAACCACCGTCCACGCCGGATAAACCTAGTGCACGACCGCCCACACGTTGGATCAGGCGCACGATCTGTTTGTTGATACTGCCCGCAAGCACCATCTCCACTACGTCCAGCACAGGTTCAGTTGTTTTGCGCAGGCCATTAACGAATTCGGTTTCGATACCAAGCTTCGCCAGGTTATCCGAAATTGCAGGGCCTCCACCATGCACGATTACCGGCTGTGTGCCCTGAGACTGCAAATCACGCAGATCCGCAAAGAAGGACTCTGGCAATGCCGCCAGTGTGCTGCCTCCACATTTCATGACAAACATCTGTTTCTCTGTGCTCGCTTCCGTTGCGGTACTTTTGTTTGGCATTGTTGAATTCATGAGGGCAAGCTCCTTTCGTTCAAATATTCTTAAAGGCTTAACACTTAATTGATGCGATATTCGTTGGCTGACCGTTCCGAATCCGGATCGTTCTTTTGATCGCTGTTGTCTCCAGGTTTTTTGATTCCCTTTATAAAGGGGAAACCCGGAGACAAAGGCGAACGCTTCGCTTCTACAGAATCGATTCCGTCTTCTCCACTGCCTTCGCCTCAAAGACCAAATAAAGTTCAATCCTTATAGATTTTCTATATATTTACGAAACAGCTTCTTTTAGGGAAGCTGTTAGCTTCAATAGAATAAATGCTAAGACGTATTACGTACGGTATGCTGCGTTAATTCGGACGTAGTCATACGTCAGGTCGCAGCCCCAGGCTGTTGCCATTCCTTCGCCGTGGTGCAGATCCACCACAATGCGTACTGTATCGGTCTGCAAATAGGCCAATGCTGCTTCTTCGTCGAAAACGACTGGACGAGATTGTTCAAGTACCGAGATCTCTCCCAAACGAATATTCACCGTATCCGGGTTCACTGGTTGCCCTGCACGTCCTACGGCTGCAATAATTCGTCCCCAGTTGGCGTCAGCGCCGAACATGGCGGATTTCACCAGACTGGACCCGATAACCGTTTTGGCAATCGCTTGTGCAGATTCATCACTTACCGCACCCGTAACTTCTACCTCAACCAGTTTGGTTGCTCCTTCACCATCGCGAGCAATGGCTTTGGCCAGTACTTGGCATACATAGGTGAAGCCAGCTGCAAAAGCGTCCCAATCCGGGTGCTTTGTTGTCAGCTCTTCATTGCCTGCATATCCACTGGACATGGCTACCAGCATGTCGTTTGTACTTGTATCCCCATCGACGGTAATCATGTTAAATGTGTGATTGGTTGCCTGGCGCAGCAGGCGCTGCAACGCTTCTGCACCAATGACCGCGTCAGAGGTCATAAAAGCGAGCATCGTCGCCATATTCGGATGAATCATTCCCGAGCCTTTGGCGGCACCCGCAATCGTAACCGTCTTGCCGTTAACCAGAACGGAGACGCAGGCTTCCTTTTTCACCAAATCCGTTGTCAGAATCGCTTGTGAAAATTGTTCCGCCTCATTCGACTCCTTGCCCATATGCGCCGGAAGGCCGGTGATGCCTGAATGTACAGCATCCATTTTGAGCAATTCCCCAATGACACCTGTGGAGGCCACAGCAACGTCCTCTTCAGCCACACCCAACTCACGCGCAGCAGCCGAGCGCATCGCATATGCATCTTCTTCCCCTTGTTGCCCTGTGCATGCATTAGCGTTACCGCTGTTAACGATAACAGCCTGAAGTCGTCCGTTGTTCAAGCTTTCGCGCGTTACTTTGAGTGGCGCGGCCTGAAACACATTCGTTGTATATACAGCAGCAGCTGTAGCCGGTACATCACATCGGATCGCTCCGATGTCATTACGAGAAGTTTTTTTCAATCCGCAGTGAAGTCCACCAGCAGTGAATCCCCCAGGAGTTACAATTGTTCCGTTCTCAATCACGGTAAAACTCTGTTGCTCCACATTCGTTCCCATATCATATCCCCCGTATGCGTTCAGCTAAATGCCGATGATCCGCCTGCTTAACCTGATCCGATCTCCCTAAGTTCACTCCAAGAATGCACTCTTACTTTAACTTTGAATATTCCAGTGCCTTCTGAATTCCAATCCTTATGGATATACAGGTGTCATGTTCAGCCCGAGGTTCTCCTCCCATCCCATCATCAGGTTCATATTTTGAATCGCTTGCCCGGATGCACCCTTCACCAGGTTGTCGATGACCGAAATAATCGTCAAACGCCCTGTGCGAGGATCTACCGCAAATCCGATATCACAATAGTTGGATCCGTACACTTCTTTGGTAGAAGGCCAGATGCCCGGTTCACGTACACGTACGAAAGGTCTGTTTTCATAATATTTGCGATACAAATCCACGATCTCCCGGTCGCTGTGTTCCCCAATGAGTTTTGCATACATCGTACTCATGATTCCACGTGTCATTGGCACCAGATGTGTGGTGAAGGTAACCGTAACAGGCGTTCCCGTTATGTTGCCAAGCACTTGCTCGATCTCGGGAATATGTTGGTGTTTGTTCAGTTTATAGGCTTTGAAATTCTCATTCATCTCTGCATAATGGTTCGTCAGACTTGTTCCGCGTCCTGCTCCGGATACGCCTGATTTGGCATCTATAATAATAGTGGAAGGATCAATCCAGCCTGCCTCTACTGCAGGAATCAGTCCAAGAAGTGTAGCCGTTGGATAACAGCCTGGGTTAGATATGAAATCCTGTCCCTTCACCTTATCACCGTACACCTCAGCCATGCCGTACACCGCTTGTTCTAGCAAATCAGATGAAGGCGCCGGATGTTTGTACCACTCTTCATACACCGTTCCATCCTTGAGTCTGAAATCACCAGACAGATCAATGACCTTAAGCCCTGCTGCCAGCAAACTTGGTACGAGCTTCGCACTTACGCCGGACGGGGTCGCTGTGAATACCAGATCCGCACGACTCGCAATCTCAGCCGGATCTACGCCGTCAAGTGGCCTGTGAATCACGTCCGTCAAATGCGGAAACCCATCTGCGATGGATTCACCACTGCTCGATGATGAGATCACCGATGTGATTTCAACCTGCGGATGGTTCTGGAAAAAACGAATCAGCTCCACCCCGCCGTAGCCGGTGGAACCGACGATTGCTACTTTTAATTTGTTATTCACTCTCGCTCCCCCAATCTCGATGTATGCGCTACTTGTGCTATGTCCTTGCATGAATGAAGCTCGAACACAGCAATTCCGTCGCTTATATGCATATTTGTGTATTATTATACGACTCTGGTTATATAAATACAACACTCTATCATCAATTTCACATGGATTTCCACCCAATCCGAACATATCTTTTTTAACATCCGGGACGAACAGGTATACTTCTGTTAAAATACGTATTAGTAGGAAACATTACAATCAGGGTCTCATTCATAACTAACCTGCTAATCAAGGATATATGAATAGATTCATGATGGTCATTATGAGACGTGGGGGACTATAGTGCATATCGAATCCATTTTACTTATTGTACTCCTGGGCCTGAATATTATTTTTGCGGCAGCCGTTGTTTTCTTCGAACGGAAGGATGCTAGTGCTTCATGGGCTTGGCTGCTTGTCTTGAACTTTATTCCGGTGTTTGGGTTTGTACTTTATCTTTTAACCGGTCAGAATCTGACCCGATACCGGCTTTTCCAATGGAAGGAACGCAAAAAACTCGGGCTGGAGGAACGTATCGAAGCTCAGCTCGCACAGTTGCATGATAACCGTACCCCTTTCCGCAACCAGGCAACCGAGAGTAGCCAAGACATGATCTATATGAACCTGAAGCAGAACGGTGCCCTGCTGACCGAGGATAATGCGGTTGAGATCATTACGGACGGAACAGACAAATTCCAGCGGCTCTTGGATGACATCGAAGCGGCCAAGGATCACGTGCACGTGCAATACTACATTTATAGAGGCGACCGTCTGGGCAAAAGAATTCGGGATGCACTCATCCGCAAAGCGCGGGAAGGCATCAAAGTTCGTTTGCTGTATGATGCGCTCGGCTCGCGGCGGGTATCCAAACGCTTTTTCAAAGAATTGCGCGAAGCAGGCGGATTGGTTGAAGTCTTTTTCCCGTCCAAATTCAGTCTGATCAACTTGCGTATGAACTATCGTAATCACCGTAAGATTGTCATCATTGATGGTAACCTGGGGTACACGGGCGGATTTAATGTTGGAGATGAGTATCTTGGCTTGAACTCAAAATTCGGTTACTGGCGTGACACTCATCTGCGTATTCAGGGGAATGCCGTTCATGCATTGCAGACCCGTTTCCTCCTGGATTGGAATGAAGCGTCCAAACAACACGACACACCATATGTTCCGGCACATTTCCCTCATATTGAGGGTACGGGCAACACGGCCATGCAGATTGTCTCCAGTGGACCGGATGCAGAGACTGAGCATATCAAGAACAGTTATCTCAAGATGATTAATGGTGCCAAACATTCGATTCTGATTCAAACGCCTTATTTTATCCCAGATGCCAGTGTATTCGAAGCGATTCGTCTCGCGTGTCTGTCCGGTATTGATGTTCGCATTATGATCCCGAATAAACCAGACCATGCCTTCGTCTATTGGGCTACGCTATCTTATATTGGCGAGTTGTTGAAGGTTGGCGCCAAGGTATTTATATATGACAATGGCTTCATTCATGCCAAAACACTTATCATTGACAGTTTGGTTGCATCCGTGGGAACCGCCAATATTGACTACCGCAGTTTCCGGTTGAACTTTGAGGTGAATGCCTTTATGTACGATGAAACGATTGCGACAGCACTTGTACAAACCTTTGAGCACGACCTGCATGTATCGCGCGAGATGACACTCGAGGAGTACCAGAAACGCAGTCTGATTATTCGTTTCAAAGAAGCGATTTCCCGTCTGTTATCTCCGATTCTGTAGTGGTGGCAGTCCGATGACAGGATATCCTTCTGAAGTAGCTTTCTTTAGAAAGCTTTCAGGCGAACGTTCCACTTCTTCAGGACATTTCTGTCCTCTCCGTTATGTGAAATGTTAAGTTGAACTTTTAATAGTAGAAAAGCAGGTACTCCCTCTCTGCCATTGCAGAGAAGGATGTACCTGCTTTTTTTGAATTTTTATTCCCAAACGTATGAGCACTACAACGGCTCACTCACCTAATGCTCACACCGTTCACACATGCTCTCCCCGCTTAAAACCTTCGCCGAGCACTTCGTGCGCGTTACTAATAATGACAAAAGCCCCCGGGTCTACGGACCGGATCAACGTTTTGAGCCTTGGCACCTCATTTTGCCCAACCACCACCATCAGTACGGTTCGCTGATCATCGGTGTAACCACCTTTAGCTTCAAGCTTCGTCAAACCGCGATCCAGATCATCCAAAATCACTTTGCTAATCGCTTCAGTCTGGTTGGAGATAATATAAGCCACCTTGGAGAAACCCAGCCCCATCTCAACGGCATCGATCACTTTCCCCGTAACATACAATCCAATCAGTGCATAGAGTGATTGCTCCAATGACAATACAAAAGCAGCCATAATAATAACGGTAGCATCCATAATCACCACACAGATCGAGTAACTCAGTCCACTGTATTTCTGAACGATTCTGGCCAGAATGCTCATGCCCCCCGTTGATCCTCGACCCCGATATACAATGCCGATCCCCAAACCAACGCCAATACCGCCATACAGTGAACCAAGCAACGGATTTGTTGTTGGAATGGCCCAATCCTTCGTCAGATAAACTAACAGCGGCAGGACGATACTGCCGAGGACTGAGCGAATTCCATACTGCTTACCAATGAGCAGAAATCCTGCAATCAGAAGTGGAATGTTAATCGCCCACTGGGTATATGCCGGTTCCCAATTAAGCCATTCCTTGCCCAGAATTGATAACCCGGACACCCCGCCTGAAGCGATCTGATTCGGTAATAAAAATAAATTAAAAGCCACTGCAATTAAAAACGAACCTACAATAATGGATAACGTATCCACGACGTTTCTCCATGGTCCGTTTAGGGGGATGAGGCTGGTTAACCTCTTTTTGCGATTATTATGAAATTGTGATCGTTGTTGCATGTTCTCGTGCTCTCCTTTGTTGTGACTGATCAGT of Paenibacillus sp. FSL R5-0517 contains these proteins:
- the argB gene encoding acetylglutamate kinase; protein product: MNSTMPNKSTATEASTEKQMFVMKCGGSTLAALPESFFADLRDLQSQGTQPVIVHGGGPAISDNLAKLGIETEFVNGLRKTTEPVLDVVEMVLAGSINKQIVRLIQRVGGRALGLSGVDGGLIQAKPVTNHAEIGWVGDVTGVNAEIIQGIVNMGYMPVIAPVGVDATGQRYNINADTAAGAVASHLGVSRMIVVTDVPGIMKNVGGEKKVLPSVSVQEIEDMIQTGEIYGGMIPKVRAAIACIHGQVREVIIVDGSEPQILSRVLGGEIIGTKIIRMQ
- a CDS encoding YitT family protein; this translates as MQQRSQFHNNRKKRLTSLIPLNGPWRNVVDTLSIIVGSFLIAVAFNLFLLPNQIASGGVSGLSILGKEWLNWEPAYTQWAINIPLLIAGFLLIGKQYGIRSVLGSIVLPLLVYLTKDWAIPTTNPLLGSLYGGIGVGLGIGIVYRGRGSTGGMSILARIVQKYSGLSYSICVVIMDATVIIMAAFVLSLEQSLYALIGLYVTGKVIDAVEMGLGFSKVAYIISNQTEAISKVILDDLDRGLTKLEAKGGYTDDQRTVLMVVVGQNEVPRLKTLIRSVDPGAFVIISNAHEVLGEGFKRGEHV
- the cls gene encoding cardiolipin synthase, whose protein sequence is MHIESILLIVLLGLNIIFAAAVVFFERKDASASWAWLLVLNFIPVFGFVLYLLTGQNLTRYRLFQWKERKKLGLEERIEAQLAQLHDNRTPFRNQATESSQDMIYMNLKQNGALLTEDNAVEIITDGTDKFQRLLDDIEAAKDHVHVQYYIYRGDRLGKRIRDALIRKAREGIKVRLLYDALGSRRVSKRFFKELREAGGLVEVFFPSKFSLINLRMNYRNHRKIVIIDGNLGYTGGFNVGDEYLGLNSKFGYWRDTHLRIQGNAVHALQTRFLLDWNEASKQHDTPYVPAHFPHIEGTGNTAMQIVSSGPDAETEHIKNSYLKMINGAKHSILIQTPYFIPDASVFEAIRLACLSGIDVRIMIPNKPDHAFVYWATLSYIGELLKVGAKVFIYDNGFIHAKTLIIDSLVASVGTANIDYRSFRLNFEVNAFMYDETIATALVQTFEHDLHVSREMTLEEYQKRSLIIRFKEAISRLLSPIL
- the argC gene encoding N-acetyl-gamma-glutamyl-phosphate reductase — protein: MNNKLKVAIVGSTGYGGVELIRFFQNHPQVEITSVISSSSSGESIADGFPHLTDVIHRPLDGVDPAEIASRADLVFTATPSGVSAKLVPSLLAAGLKVIDLSGDFRLKDGTVYEEWYKHPAPSSDLLEQAVYGMAEVYGDKVKGQDFISNPGCYPTATLLGLIPAVEAGWIDPSTIIIDAKSGVSGAGRGTSLTNHYAEMNENFKAYKLNKHQHIPEIEQVLGNITGTPVTVTFTTHLVPMTRGIMSTMYAKLIGEHSDREIVDLYRKYYENRPFVRVREPGIWPSTKEVYGSNYCDIGFAVDPRTGRLTIISVIDNLVKGASGQAIQNMNLMMGWEENLGLNMTPVYP
- the argJ gene encoding bifunctional glutamate N-acetyltransferase/amino-acid acetyltransferase ArgJ, coding for MGTNVEQQSFTVIENGTIVTPGGFTAGGLHCGLKKTSRNDIGAIRCDVPATAAAVYTTNVFQAAPLKVTRESLNNGRLQAVIVNSGNANACTGQQGEEDAYAMRSAAARELGVAEEDVAVASTGVIGELLKMDAVHSGITGLPAHMGKESNEAEQFSQAILTTDLVKKEACVSVLVNGKTVTIAGAAKGSGMIHPNMATMLAFMTSDAVIGAEALQRLLRQATNHTFNMITVDGDTSTNDMLVAMSSGYAGNEELTTKHPDWDAFAAGFTYVCQVLAKAIARDGEGATKLVEVEVTGAVSDESAQAIAKTVIGSSLVKSAMFGADANWGRIIAAVGRAGQPVNPDTVNIRLGEISVLEQSRPVVFDEEAALAYLQTDTVRIVVDLHHGEGMATAWGCDLTYDYVRINAAYRT